In one window of bacterium DNA:
- a CDS encoding DUF362 domain-containing protein produces the protein MKEKVVVARCASYEKSVVEKAINKIFSVLNIQSPDKVLFKPNMLSARTPEEGVTTHPVVLEISVNLCKSPKKIIGDSPASVNKPVELYWEKCGYKNVSQNTGVPLVKFSNSIMIELQVSGKKEKVPVTDYLKEYRIFNLPKLKTHGLTVITAALKNLYGLIPGFHKSVLHSKFISPVEFSEFLISYYQVIKPYVFFNLIDAIISMEGEGPSAGNLIHTGYLIGGRDAVAIDMICCELTGLKVEDVPYLRIYKERYGLPDIEVIGDIPLSTKKFNIPGRKRNKIFSSKVLKPVLCLLAKYFKAIPVINPSVCKKCYACREVCPVKAISENLKFDRKKCINCLCCFEVCPYKAINIKKSLIAKLFT, from the coding sequence TTTTCTGTTTTAAATATACAATCCCCTGATAAGGTTTTATTTAAACCCAATATGCTTTCTGCAAGAACACCTGAAGAAGGGGTCACCACACATCCTGTTGTACTGGAGATATCTGTAAATCTATGTAAAAGCCCCAAAAAAATTATAGGAGACAGCCCTGCAAGTGTAAACAAACCAGTAGAGTTATACTGGGAAAAATGCGGATATAAAAATGTTTCCCAAAATACCGGTGTTCCTCTCGTAAAATTCAGCAATTCTATAATGATAGAGTTGCAGGTATCCGGTAAAAAAGAAAAAGTTCCTGTTACTGATTACCTGAAAGAATACAGAATATTTAATCTACCTAAACTGAAGACACATGGACTTACAGTTATAACTGCTGCATTAAAAAACCTTTATGGACTTATACCCGGTTTTCATAAGAGTGTTCTCCACAGTAAATTCATTTCACCGGTTGAGTTTTCTGAATTTCTCATCTCCTATTATCAGGTAATTAAACCATATGTTTTCTTTAATCTTATAGATGCTATTATATCTATGGAAGGAGAAGGGCCATCTGCAGGAAATCTAATACATACCGGTTATCTTATAGGAGGAAGAGATGCAGTGGCAATAGATATGATATGTTGTGAACTTACAGGATTAAAAGTAGAAGATGTCCCATACCTTAGAATATATAAAGAAAGATATGGACTACCTGATATAGAAGTTATTGGAGATATACCGCTTTCTACTAAAAAGTTTAATATACCGGGCAGAAAGAGAAATAAAATATTTTCCAGTAAAGTTCTGAAGCCAGTTCTATGTTTACTTGCAAAATATTTCAAAGCAATTCCAGTAATAAATCCTTCTGTATGCAAAAAATGTTATGCCTGCAGAGAGGTATGTCCTGTAAAAGCAATATCAGAAAACTTGAAATTTGACAGAAAAAAGTGTATAAATTGTCTGTGTTGTTTTGAGGTATGTCCTTATAAAGCCATTAATATAAAAAAAAGTTTGATTGCTAAACTATTCACATAA